The following are from one region of the Rosistilla carotiformis genome:
- a CDS encoding agmatine deiminase family protein, with protein MTHPVSSVRWPAEWEPQSALWLSWPHNRETWPGLYEPVPKAFANLARQIALGTPVRVLAGASVAAEAQQALKGIADLEIVDVETNDCWIRDYGPTFVQAADGSLAGVDWRYNSWGGKYPPWDCDAVAAEKILGQIGVSRIPSTLCLEGGAIETDGTGRLLLTPDCVLTDTRNPGWEKPQVEAELSEKLGVREFIWLTGGGLIGDDTDGHIDQLARFVDPENLVIAVCEPSDPNYPALEENYNQLRRWADQAGGNVNVHRLPIPSPRDVDGQRVPECYCNFLISGPQVLVPTFADSKNDDQAVAILRNLFPKHDVVPLDASALSWGLGAFHCMSQQQPRPRPLD; from the coding sequence ATGACACACCCTGTTTCCTCCGTTCGCTGGCCCGCCGAATGGGAACCCCAGTCGGCTCTCTGGCTCTCCTGGCCGCATAACCGCGAGACCTGGCCGGGGCTCTATGAACCGGTTCCGAAAGCTTTTGCCAATTTGGCCCGCCAGATCGCACTGGGCACTCCGGTACGCGTCTTGGCTGGAGCATCGGTTGCTGCGGAAGCTCAGCAGGCACTGAAGGGGATTGCCGATCTGGAAATCGTCGACGTGGAGACCAACGATTGTTGGATCCGCGACTACGGACCGACGTTTGTGCAGGCCGCCGATGGTTCGCTCGCTGGTGTCGATTGGCGCTACAACTCTTGGGGTGGAAAGTATCCACCCTGGGATTGCGATGCGGTTGCCGCTGAAAAGATTCTCGGTCAGATCGGCGTCTCGCGGATTCCTTCGACGCTTTGTCTGGAAGGAGGAGCGATCGAAACCGACGGCACCGGGCGGCTGTTGCTGACTCCCGATTGCGTCCTGACCGACACCCGGAATCCAGGCTGGGAGAAACCGCAGGTCGAAGCGGAGCTTTCCGAAAAGCTGGGGGTTCGCGAATTTATCTGGCTTACCGGCGGCGGGCTGATCGGTGACGATACCGATGGCCATATCGACCAGCTGGCGCGGTTTGTCGATCCCGAGAACTTGGTGATTGCCGTTTGCGAACCGAGCGATCCCAACTATCCGGCGTTGGAAGAAAATTACAATCAATTGCGACGTTGGGCCGATCAGGCGGGCGGCAATGTCAACGTGCATCGGCTGCCAATTCCCTCGCCGCGCGATGTTGATGGCCAGCGGGTGCCGGAATGTTATTGCAATTTCTTGATCAGTGGACCTCAAGTTCTTGTGCCGACCTTTGCCGATTCAAAGAATGACGATCAAGCGGTCGCAATCCTCCGCAACCTGTTTCCCAAACATGATGTCGTGCCGTTGGATGCCTCGGCGCTCAGTTGGGGCCTTGGTGCGTTTCACTGTATGAGCCAACAGCAGCCACGTCCGCGGCCTTTAGACTGA
- a CDS encoding sensor histidine kinase has translation MNDDPTESESKTRERPEEASLRRRYEELAELAGSLAHEIKNPLSVIHMNSELLSEEIAESDSPIRRRALDKVEIIRQQCQRMENLLRDFLRFARLQSVELTPGSLNDQIDRVLRAYQAQADQSGVEILRYLDNDAPSVMINSDALQAALMNLVKNALEAMEDGGQLLARTYTTKKTVAIDLIDTGCGMDDNTILHMFEPFYSSKNGGSGLGLPTAKKIIEAHGGRISLQSEVGRGTKFTIEFPMPPRLLQ, from the coding sequence ATGAACGACGATCCAACGGAGTCTGAATCGAAGACGCGCGAGCGACCTGAAGAGGCGAGTTTGCGGCGGCGGTACGAGGAGCTAGCCGAATTGGCCGGTTCGTTGGCCCACGAGATCAAGAATCCGTTGAGCGTGATCCATATGAATTCGGAACTGCTCAGCGAAGAGATCGCGGAGTCCGATTCGCCGATCCGCCGTCGAGCGCTCGACAAGGTTGAGATCATCCGCCAGCAGTGCCAGCGGATGGAGAACCTGTTGCGAGATTTCCTCCGCTTCGCCCGCTTGCAGTCGGTCGAACTGACCCCCGGCAGTCTGAACGACCAGATCGATCGGGTGCTTCGCGCCTACCAGGCCCAAGCCGATCAATCGGGCGTCGAGATCCTCCGCTACCTGGACAACGACGCTCCCAGCGTGATGATCAACAGCGACGCGTTGCAAGCGGCGCTGATGAACCTAGTGAAAAACGCGCTCGAAGCGATGGAGGATGGCGGCCAGTTATTGGCTCGCACCTACACGACCAAAAAGACGGTGGCGATCGATCTGATCGACACCGGTTGCGGGATGGATGACAACACGATCCTGCACATGTTTGAACCGTTCTACAGTTCCAAAAATGGCGGCTCGGGGCTTGGCCTGCCGACCGCCAAGAAGATCATCGAAGCCCACGGCGGGCGGATCTCGTTGCAGAGTGAAGTCGGCCGCGGGACGAAGTTCACGATCGAGTTTCCGATGCCGCCGCGGCTGCTGCAATAA
- a CDS encoding dockerin type I domain-containing protein, with product MNISSRSGSQSRRRRQPLRARRLWAERLECRRLLAVAEATPFDFSTSIDASAFVGSVSGSVQWGDGSTSPATVSSVNTNGPLTAVIRYDYDTRGFFTTERRALLQSAVDLMVERLTDSLGAITPGASNTWTATFANPADRTKQVSVTNMSVKANELIIYAGAQPLPGSQLGEGSFGGFSASGTQSFLDSVSTRGQTGAAGTNPTDFGPWGGSITFDSDLTDWYFDADVDGIQPGEVDFVSVAMHEIAHLLGFGTSQSWNQLVSGNGFTGAKSRAAYDGSGNVPVSGGHWSATITDDGQPTLLDPSLARGMRTYPTALDWAGLDDLGWTLANRQVTVSGSHVYADNATYDVNVVLNGSRLGEQSKSLSAAVTNVNPTLEVSGNLAATVGQSISITNIGQISDPGFRNTANDSDETFTYSIDWGDGSTLDLGDATIDQVGNASRATLASFNANHIYTSVGTKTVRITVTDDDGGSAVQTFQIAVGQPPALLLTVNRSSINENAGAGAAELTISRGTASTAASQTVSLSSSDRSEAVVPTSVTIPAGQSSVVVPVTAIDDNLLDGDQDVRFVASASGFDDSEVGLVVNDVESIIASLNVSEISEDELAGGLALTVRRSNTDTQSAIVVQVSGDPSGTLGIGSTVTIPAGQQQVVVPLTGEDDTLQQGPRTLKLNFTTDLYLAATTELLVRDDEPAFYQNPDNRWDVNGDTFVTPIDALRILNSLNLNGGPRRLDPATEPLGESYFDTNGDYFLTPLDALIVINAIGRQSASQAAPAAEASDDALWAVDVDWLLELEKRVR from the coding sequence TTGAATATTTCATCTCGATCGGGATCGCAGAGCCGTCGTCGTCGCCAGCCTTTGCGCGCGCGGCGTTTATGGGCGGAAAGGCTGGAATGTCGTCGCCTGTTGGCGGTGGCCGAAGCGACGCCATTTGATTTCAGTACTTCGATCGACGCCTCGGCGTTTGTCGGTTCGGTCAGCGGATCGGTTCAGTGGGGCGATGGCAGCACGTCGCCAGCGACCGTTTCGTCGGTCAACACTAACGGGCCGCTAACCGCAGTGATCCGGTATGACTACGACACGCGAGGTTTCTTCACGACCGAGCGGCGGGCGCTGCTGCAAAGCGCTGTTGATTTGATGGTCGAACGCTTGACCGATTCGCTCGGCGCGATCACTCCCGGTGCAAGCAACACCTGGACCGCGACGTTTGCCAATCCAGCGGATCGCACCAAGCAGGTTTCGGTCACCAACATGAGTGTCAAAGCGAATGAGTTGATCATCTACGCCGGCGCTCAGCCGTTGCCCGGTTCGCAGTTGGGAGAAGGTTCGTTTGGCGGGTTCAGCGCGTCGGGCACGCAGAGTTTTCTCGACAGCGTTTCCACGCGCGGTCAGACCGGGGCCGCTGGAACCAATCCCACTGACTTTGGCCCCTGGGGCGGTTCGATCACCTTCGACAGCGATTTAACCGACTGGTATTTTGACGCCGACGTCGATGGGATTCAGCCAGGCGAAGTTGATTTTGTTTCGGTCGCGATGCACGAGATCGCGCACTTGTTAGGGTTTGGAACGTCGCAAAGCTGGAACCAGTTGGTTTCGGGCAATGGCTTTACGGGCGCCAAGTCGCGGGCGGCCTACGATGGCAGCGGCAATGTGCCGGTCAGTGGAGGCCACTGGAGTGCGACGATTACCGATGACGGTCAGCCGACGCTGTTGGATCCAAGTCTTGCCCGTGGAATGCGTACTTATCCGACCGCGCTCGATTGGGCTGGTTTGGATGACCTCGGCTGGACTTTGGCAAACCGGCAGGTAACCGTCAGTGGCAGCCACGTGTACGCTGACAACGCCACGTACGATGTGAACGTGGTGCTCAACGGCAGCCGATTGGGTGAGCAATCCAAATCGCTGTCCGCTGCCGTGACCAACGTGAATCCGACGTTGGAGGTCAGCGGCAATCTAGCCGCGACGGTGGGCCAGTCGATCTCGATCACCAACATTGGGCAGATCAGCGATCCCGGTTTCCGAAACACCGCCAACGACAGCGATGAAACGTTTACCTACAGCATCGACTGGGGCGACGGTTCCACGCTGGATCTTGGCGATGCGACGATCGACCAAGTGGGGAATGCGTCCCGCGCTACACTGGCCTCGTTCAACGCAAATCATATCTATACGTCGGTCGGCACGAAAACGGTGCGTATTACCGTCACCGACGACGATGGCGGTAGTGCGGTACAGACATTTCAAATTGCCGTAGGGCAGCCGCCTGCCCTGTTGTTGACAGTGAATCGAAGTTCGATCAACGAGAATGCAGGGGCCGGTGCGGCGGAGTTGACCATTTCGCGCGGCACGGCGTCGACCGCCGCTTCGCAGACGGTTTCGCTGTCCAGTTCGGATCGGTCGGAAGCCGTCGTGCCGACCTCGGTTACGATTCCTGCGGGGCAGTCAAGCGTGGTCGTTCCGGTCACGGCGATCGACGACAACTTGCTCGATGGTGATCAGGACGTTCGGTTCGTCGCCTCGGCCAGCGGATTCGACGATAGCGAGGTCGGTTTGGTGGTCAATGACGTTGAATCGATCATCGCTTCACTCAATGTGTCGGAGATTTCCGAAGATGAACTTGCCGGCGGGCTGGCGTTGACCGTCCGACGTTCGAATACCGATACGCAAAGTGCAATCGTCGTGCAGGTCTCTGGCGACCCAAGTGGGACATTGGGCATTGGTTCGACCGTCACGATCCCCGCGGGGCAGCAACAGGTGGTGGTCCCGCTGACTGGCGAGGATGATACGCTTCAGCAGGGACCGCGCACGCTCAAGCTGAACTTCACTACGGATCTCTATCTGGCCGCGACGACGGAGCTTTTGGTCCGCGATGATGAACCGGCATTTTATCAAAACCCCGATAACCGCTGGGATGTCAACGGCGACACGTTTGTCACCCCGATCGACGCGTTGCGGATTCTCAATAGTTTGAATCTTAATGGCGGGCCTCGCCGGCTCGATCCGGCGACCGAGCCACTGGGGGAGAGTTATTTTGACACCAACGGCGACTATTTCTTAACACCGTTGGACGCCTTGATCGTGATCAATGCGATTGGGCGACAGTCGGCCTCGCAGGCGGCACCGGCCGCGGAAGCAAGTGACGATGCGCTGTGGGCCGTGGATGTCGATTGGCTGCTGGAACTGGAAAAACGCGTTCGCTAA